From a single Macrobrachium rosenbergii isolate ZJJX-2024 chromosome 7, ASM4041242v1, whole genome shotgun sequence genomic region:
- the LOC136840166 gene encoding beta-1,3-galactosyltransferase 5-like isoform X3, whose product MAITRTLLKSPHGMRDRILALLVTLVFFHGLIYVSRIPTGLRYFQPDTRDNYSEMSHASTLSMTTWQKVLPERPFKDRFKFIYKNRPLELDGPVVNPIPSSITWQEDLHHVQICNSTSPFMLAVVPSAVPNKDKRDVIRRTWASPSLYSHISLRTIFIVGATSDKKLQQDIAAEAKIHNDIIQYNFIDSYKNLTYKTMAWLTWVNKSCPEVPFVVKIDDDVIFNPFHLKEYLTQQLRRPMYSKPTQSLGWPSQPRSRPEMSLESRWPGQSNPATKWIYGCLETRPSPHRQHKWGVSMEEYPEPVYPPFVLGPAYVVGGSAVGRLLKYAPHVPLLWLEDVYTTGLVAQAAQIRRVQARPLYVIGGRTFSLDKGARSFWTEHGNSDKTYVWQKILSHSNIT is encoded by the exons CTCCCCACGGTATGAGGGACCGGATTCTGGCGCTCTTGGTGACGTTGGTTTTCTTCCACGGACTGATTTACGTTTCCAGAATTCCGACGGGGCTGCGTTACTTCCAGCCAGACACCAGGGATAA TTACAGTGAGATGTCCCACGCGTCTACGCTCTCTATGACAACGTGGCAAAAAGTGCTTCCGGAAAGACCATTCAAGGACAGATTCAA GTTCATCTACAAAAACAGACCGCTGGAACTGGACGGCCCGGTAGTGAATCCCATTCCTTCAAGCATCACCTGGCAGGAGGACCTGCATCACGTTCAGATCTGCAACTCAACGTCTCCATTTATGCTAGCCGTTGTCCCCTCGGCAGTTCCGAACAAGGACAAAAGGGATGTCATCAGGAGGACTTGGGCGAGTCCTTCTCTGTATTCCCACATCAGCCTGAG GACCATATTCATCGTGGGAGCAACATCGGACAAGAAACTGCAGCAAGACATTGCGGCCGAAGCAAAGATCCACAACGACATcattcaatataattttatagaCTCTTACAA AAATCTGACCTACAAGACCATGGCATGGCTCACCTGGGTCAACAAGAGCTGCCCGGAAGTGCCCTTCGTGGTCAAGATTGACGACGACGTCATCTTCAATCCTTTCCACCTCAAGGAGTACCTGACTCAGCAATTACGAAGGCCTATGTATTCTAAG CCTACGCAAAGCCTAGGGTGGCCATCCCAGCCTAGAAGCCGTCCGGAGATGAGCCTGGAATCTCGGTGGCCTGGGCAGAGCAATCCAGCCACTAAGTGGATTTACGGCTGTCTAGAAACTCGGCCATCACCGCACAGACAACACAAGTGGGGAGTATCTATG GAAGAATACCCAGAACCCGTCTACCCGCCATTTGTCCTGGGTCCCGCCTACGTGGTGGGCGGCAGCGCTGTGGGACGCCTTTTGAAATACGCCCCTCACGTCCCTTTGCTGTGGCTGGAGGACGTTTACACGACGGGGCTGGTAGCCCAAGCAGCCCAAATCCGGCGCGTGCAGGCCAGGCCCCTGTACGTCATTGGCGGAAGGACTTTCAGTCTGGATAAAGGAGCCAGAAGCTTTTGGACGGAACACGGAAATTCCGATAAAACTTACGTATGGCAAAAAATACTCAGCCATTCCAACATTACGTGA
- the LOC136840166 gene encoding beta-1,3-galactosyltransferase 2-like isoform X2, with protein sequence MAITRTLLKSPHGMRDRILALLVTLVFFHGLIYVSRIPTGLRYFQPDTRDNQFPLLFEINCTELMSRKPANASYEKFCIFNDTTNATWMIPITNIRSKLSYSEMSHASTLSMTTWQKVLPERPFKDRFKFIYKNRPLELDGPVVNPIPSSITWQEDLHHVQICNSTSPFMLAVVPSAVPNKDKRDVIRRTWASPSLYSHISLRNLTYKTMAWLTWVNKSCPEVPFVVKIDDDVIFNPFHLKEYLTQQLRRPMYSKPTQSLGWPSQPRSRPEMSLESRWPGQSNPATKWIYGCLETRPSPHRQHKWGVSMEEYPEPVYPPFVLGPAYVVGGSAVGRLLKYAPHVPLLWLEDVYTTGLVAQAAQIRRVQARPLYVIGGRTFSLDKGARSFWTEHGNSDKTYVWQKILSHSNIT encoded by the exons CTCCCCACGGTATGAGGGACCGGATTCTGGCGCTCTTGGTGACGTTGGTTTTCTTCCACGGACTGATTTACGTTTCCAGAATTCCGACGGGGCTGCGTTACTTCCAGCCAGACACCAGGGATAA CCAGTTTCCTTTACTCTTCGAGATAAACTGCACTGAATTAATGAGCAGAAAGCCCGCCAATGCGTCCTACGAAAAATTCTGCATATTCAATGACACGACCAATGCGACCTGGATGATACCTATCACTAACATTCGGTCAAAACTCAGTTACAGTGAGATGTCCCACGCGTCTACGCTCTCTATGACAACGTGGCAAAAAGTGCTTCCGGAAAGACCATTCAAGGACAGATTCAA GTTCATCTACAAAAACAGACCGCTGGAACTGGACGGCCCGGTAGTGAATCCCATTCCTTCAAGCATCACCTGGCAGGAGGACCTGCATCACGTTCAGATCTGCAACTCAACGTCTCCATTTATGCTAGCCGTTGTCCCCTCGGCAGTTCCGAACAAGGACAAAAGGGATGTCATCAGGAGGACTTGGGCGAGTCCTTCTCTGTATTCCCACATCAGCCTGAG AAATCTGACCTACAAGACCATGGCATGGCTCACCTGGGTCAACAAGAGCTGCCCGGAAGTGCCCTTCGTGGTCAAGATTGACGACGACGTCATCTTCAATCCTTTCCACCTCAAGGAGTACCTGACTCAGCAATTACGAAGGCCTATGTATTCTAAG CCTACGCAAAGCCTAGGGTGGCCATCCCAGCCTAGAAGCCGTCCGGAGATGAGCCTGGAATCTCGGTGGCCTGGGCAGAGCAATCCAGCCACTAAGTGGATTTACGGCTGTCTAGAAACTCGGCCATCACCGCACAGACAACACAAGTGGGGAGTATCTATG GAAGAATACCCAGAACCCGTCTACCCGCCATTTGTCCTGGGTCCCGCCTACGTGGTGGGCGGCAGCGCTGTGGGACGCCTTTTGAAATACGCCCCTCACGTCCCTTTGCTGTGGCTGGAGGACGTTTACACGACGGGGCTGGTAGCCCAAGCAGCCCAAATCCGGCGCGTGCAGGCCAGGCCCCTGTACGTCATTGGCGGAAGGACTTTCAGTCTGGATAAAGGAGCCAGAAGCTTTTGGACGGAACACGGAAATTCCGATAAAACTTACGTATGGCAAAAAATACTCAGCCATTCCAACATTACGTGA
- the LOC136840166 gene encoding beta-1,3-galactosyltransferase 5-like isoform X1, producing MAITRTLLKSPHGMRDRILALLVTLVFFHGLIYVSRIPTGLRYFQPDTRDNQFPLLFEINCTELMSRKPANASYEKFCIFNDTTNATWMIPITNIRSKLSYSEMSHASTLSMTTWQKVLPERPFKDRFKFIYKNRPLELDGPVVNPIPSSITWQEDLHHVQICNSTSPFMLAVVPSAVPNKDKRDVIRRTWASPSLYSHISLRTIFIVGATSDKKLQQDIAAEAKIHNDIIQYNFIDSYKNLTYKTMAWLTWVNKSCPEVPFVVKIDDDVIFNPFHLKEYLTQQLRRPMYSKPTQSLGWPSQPRSRPEMSLESRWPGQSNPATKWIYGCLETRPSPHRQHKWGVSMEEYPEPVYPPFVLGPAYVVGGSAVGRLLKYAPHVPLLWLEDVYTTGLVAQAAQIRRVQARPLYVIGGRTFSLDKGARSFWTEHGNSDKTYVWQKILSHSNIT from the exons CTCCCCACGGTATGAGGGACCGGATTCTGGCGCTCTTGGTGACGTTGGTTTTCTTCCACGGACTGATTTACGTTTCCAGAATTCCGACGGGGCTGCGTTACTTCCAGCCAGACACCAGGGATAA CCAGTTTCCTTTACTCTTCGAGATAAACTGCACTGAATTAATGAGCAGAAAGCCCGCCAATGCGTCCTACGAAAAATTCTGCATATTCAATGACACGACCAATGCGACCTGGATGATACCTATCACTAACATTCGGTCAAAACTCAGTTACAGTGAGATGTCCCACGCGTCTACGCTCTCTATGACAACGTGGCAAAAAGTGCTTCCGGAAAGACCATTCAAGGACAGATTCAA GTTCATCTACAAAAACAGACCGCTGGAACTGGACGGCCCGGTAGTGAATCCCATTCCTTCAAGCATCACCTGGCAGGAGGACCTGCATCACGTTCAGATCTGCAACTCAACGTCTCCATTTATGCTAGCCGTTGTCCCCTCGGCAGTTCCGAACAAGGACAAAAGGGATGTCATCAGGAGGACTTGGGCGAGTCCTTCTCTGTATTCCCACATCAGCCTGAG GACCATATTCATCGTGGGAGCAACATCGGACAAGAAACTGCAGCAAGACATTGCGGCCGAAGCAAAGATCCACAACGACATcattcaatataattttatagaCTCTTACAA AAATCTGACCTACAAGACCATGGCATGGCTCACCTGGGTCAACAAGAGCTGCCCGGAAGTGCCCTTCGTGGTCAAGATTGACGACGACGTCATCTTCAATCCTTTCCACCTCAAGGAGTACCTGACTCAGCAATTACGAAGGCCTATGTATTCTAAG CCTACGCAAAGCCTAGGGTGGCCATCCCAGCCTAGAAGCCGTCCGGAGATGAGCCTGGAATCTCGGTGGCCTGGGCAGAGCAATCCAGCCACTAAGTGGATTTACGGCTGTCTAGAAACTCGGCCATCACCGCACAGACAACACAAGTGGGGAGTATCTATG GAAGAATACCCAGAACCCGTCTACCCGCCATTTGTCCTGGGTCCCGCCTACGTGGTGGGCGGCAGCGCTGTGGGACGCCTTTTGAAATACGCCCCTCACGTCCCTTTGCTGTGGCTGGAGGACGTTTACACGACGGGGCTGGTAGCCCAAGCAGCCCAAATCCGGCGCGTGCAGGCCAGGCCCCTGTACGTCATTGGCGGAAGGACTTTCAGTCTGGATAAAGGAGCCAGAAGCTTTTGGACGGAACACGGAAATTCCGATAAAACTTACGTATGGCAAAAAATACTCAGCCATTCCAACATTACGTGA
- the LOC136840166 gene encoding beta-1,3-galactosyltransferase 5-like isoform X6: protein MAITRTLLKSPHGMRDRILALLVTLVFFHGLIYVSRIPTGLRYFQPDTRDKFIYKNRPLELDGPVVNPIPSSITWQEDLHHVQICNSTSPFMLAVVPSAVPNKDKRDVIRRTWASPSLYSHISLRTIFIVGATSDKKLQQDIAAEAKIHNDIIQYNFIDSYKNLTYKTMAWLTWVNKSCPEVPFVVKIDDDVIFNPFHLKEYLTQQLRRPMYSKPTQSLGWPSQPRSRPEMSLESRWPGQSNPATKWIYGCLETRPSPHRQHKWGVSMEEYPEPVYPPFVLGPAYVVGGSAVGRLLKYAPHVPLLWLEDVYTTGLVAQAAQIRRVQARPLYVIGGRTFSLDKGARSFWTEHGNSDKTYVWQKILSHSNIT, encoded by the exons CTCCCCACGGTATGAGGGACCGGATTCTGGCGCTCTTGGTGACGTTGGTTTTCTTCCACGGACTGATTTACGTTTCCAGAATTCCGACGGGGCTGCGTTACTTCCAGCCAGACACCAGGGATAA GTTCATCTACAAAAACAGACCGCTGGAACTGGACGGCCCGGTAGTGAATCCCATTCCTTCAAGCATCACCTGGCAGGAGGACCTGCATCACGTTCAGATCTGCAACTCAACGTCTCCATTTATGCTAGCCGTTGTCCCCTCGGCAGTTCCGAACAAGGACAAAAGGGATGTCATCAGGAGGACTTGGGCGAGTCCTTCTCTGTATTCCCACATCAGCCTGAG GACCATATTCATCGTGGGAGCAACATCGGACAAGAAACTGCAGCAAGACATTGCGGCCGAAGCAAAGATCCACAACGACATcattcaatataattttatagaCTCTTACAA AAATCTGACCTACAAGACCATGGCATGGCTCACCTGGGTCAACAAGAGCTGCCCGGAAGTGCCCTTCGTGGTCAAGATTGACGACGACGTCATCTTCAATCCTTTCCACCTCAAGGAGTACCTGACTCAGCAATTACGAAGGCCTATGTATTCTAAG CCTACGCAAAGCCTAGGGTGGCCATCCCAGCCTAGAAGCCGTCCGGAGATGAGCCTGGAATCTCGGTGGCCTGGGCAGAGCAATCCAGCCACTAAGTGGATTTACGGCTGTCTAGAAACTCGGCCATCACCGCACAGACAACACAAGTGGGGAGTATCTATG GAAGAATACCCAGAACCCGTCTACCCGCCATTTGTCCTGGGTCCCGCCTACGTGGTGGGCGGCAGCGCTGTGGGACGCCTTTTGAAATACGCCCCTCACGTCCCTTTGCTGTGGCTGGAGGACGTTTACACGACGGGGCTGGTAGCCCAAGCAGCCCAAATCCGGCGCGTGCAGGCCAGGCCCCTGTACGTCATTGGCGGAAGGACTTTCAGTCTGGATAAAGGAGCCAGAAGCTTTTGGACGGAACACGGAAATTCCGATAAAACTTACGTATGGCAAAAAATACTCAGCCATTCCAACATTACGTGA
- the LOC136840166 gene encoding beta-1,3-galactosyltransferase 5-like isoform X4: MSRKPANASYEKFCIFNDTTNATWMIPITNIRSKLSYSEMSHASTLSMTTWQKVLPERPFKDRFKFIYKNRPLELDGPVVNPIPSSITWQEDLHHVQICNSTSPFMLAVVPSAVPNKDKRDVIRRTWASPSLYSHISLRTIFIVGATSDKKLQQDIAAEAKIHNDIIQYNFIDSYKNLTYKTMAWLTWVNKSCPEVPFVVKIDDDVIFNPFHLKEYLTQQLRRPMYSKPTQSLGWPSQPRSRPEMSLESRWPGQSNPATKWIYGCLETRPSPHRQHKWGVSMEEYPEPVYPPFVLGPAYVVGGSAVGRLLKYAPHVPLLWLEDVYTTGLVAQAAQIRRVQARPLYVIGGRTFSLDKGARSFWTEHGNSDKTYVWQKILSHSNIT; this comes from the exons ATGAGCAGAAAGCCCGCCAATGCGTCCTACGAAAAATTCTGCATATTCAATGACACGACCAATGCGACCTGGATGATACCTATCACTAACATTCGGTCAAAACTCAGTTACAGTGAGATGTCCCACGCGTCTACGCTCTCTATGACAACGTGGCAAAAAGTGCTTCCGGAAAGACCATTCAAGGACAGATTCAA GTTCATCTACAAAAACAGACCGCTGGAACTGGACGGCCCGGTAGTGAATCCCATTCCTTCAAGCATCACCTGGCAGGAGGACCTGCATCACGTTCAGATCTGCAACTCAACGTCTCCATTTATGCTAGCCGTTGTCCCCTCGGCAGTTCCGAACAAGGACAAAAGGGATGTCATCAGGAGGACTTGGGCGAGTCCTTCTCTGTATTCCCACATCAGCCTGAG GACCATATTCATCGTGGGAGCAACATCGGACAAGAAACTGCAGCAAGACATTGCGGCCGAAGCAAAGATCCACAACGACATcattcaatataattttatagaCTCTTACAA AAATCTGACCTACAAGACCATGGCATGGCTCACCTGGGTCAACAAGAGCTGCCCGGAAGTGCCCTTCGTGGTCAAGATTGACGACGACGTCATCTTCAATCCTTTCCACCTCAAGGAGTACCTGACTCAGCAATTACGAAGGCCTATGTATTCTAAG CCTACGCAAAGCCTAGGGTGGCCATCCCAGCCTAGAAGCCGTCCGGAGATGAGCCTGGAATCTCGGTGGCCTGGGCAGAGCAATCCAGCCACTAAGTGGATTTACGGCTGTCTAGAAACTCGGCCATCACCGCACAGACAACACAAGTGGGGAGTATCTATG GAAGAATACCCAGAACCCGTCTACCCGCCATTTGTCCTGGGTCCCGCCTACGTGGTGGGCGGCAGCGCTGTGGGACGCCTTTTGAAATACGCCCCTCACGTCCCTTTGCTGTGGCTGGAGGACGTTTACACGACGGGGCTGGTAGCCCAAGCAGCCCAAATCCGGCGCGTGCAGGCCAGGCCCCTGTACGTCATTGGCGGAAGGACTTTCAGTCTGGATAAAGGAGCCAGAAGCTTTTGGACGGAACACGGAAATTCCGATAAAACTTACGTATGGCAAAAAATACTCAGCCATTCCAACATTACGTGA
- the LOC136840166 gene encoding uncharacterized protein isoform X5, with amino-acid sequence MAITRTLLKSPHGMRDRILALLVTLVFFHGLIYVSRIPTGLRYFQPDTRDNQFPLLFEINCTELMSRKPANASYEKFCIFNDTTNATWMIPITNIRSKLSYSEMSHASTLSMTTWQKVLPERPFKDRFKFIYKNRPLELDGPVVNPIPSSITWQEDLHHVQICNSTSPFMLAVVPSAVPNKDKRDVIRRTWASPSLYSHISLRTIFIVGATSDKKLQQDIAAEAKIHNDIIQYNFIDSYKNLTYKTMAWLTWVNKSCPEVPFVVKIDDDVIFNPFHLKEYLTQQLRRPMYSKPTQSLGWPSQPRSRPEMSLESRWPGQSNPATKWIYGCLETRPSPHRQHKWGVSMVGYWKNTQNPSTRHLSWVPPTWWAAALWDAF; translated from the exons CTCCCCACGGTATGAGGGACCGGATTCTGGCGCTCTTGGTGACGTTGGTTTTCTTCCACGGACTGATTTACGTTTCCAGAATTCCGACGGGGCTGCGTTACTTCCAGCCAGACACCAGGGATAA CCAGTTTCCTTTACTCTTCGAGATAAACTGCACTGAATTAATGAGCAGAAAGCCCGCCAATGCGTCCTACGAAAAATTCTGCATATTCAATGACACGACCAATGCGACCTGGATGATACCTATCACTAACATTCGGTCAAAACTCAGTTACAGTGAGATGTCCCACGCGTCTACGCTCTCTATGACAACGTGGCAAAAAGTGCTTCCGGAAAGACCATTCAAGGACAGATTCAA GTTCATCTACAAAAACAGACCGCTGGAACTGGACGGCCCGGTAGTGAATCCCATTCCTTCAAGCATCACCTGGCAGGAGGACCTGCATCACGTTCAGATCTGCAACTCAACGTCTCCATTTATGCTAGCCGTTGTCCCCTCGGCAGTTCCGAACAAGGACAAAAGGGATGTCATCAGGAGGACTTGGGCGAGTCCTTCTCTGTATTCCCACATCAGCCTGAG GACCATATTCATCGTGGGAGCAACATCGGACAAGAAACTGCAGCAAGACATTGCGGCCGAAGCAAAGATCCACAACGACATcattcaatataattttatagaCTCTTACAA AAATCTGACCTACAAGACCATGGCATGGCTCACCTGGGTCAACAAGAGCTGCCCGGAAGTGCCCTTCGTGGTCAAGATTGACGACGACGTCATCTTCAATCCTTTCCACCTCAAGGAGTACCTGACTCAGCAATTACGAAGGCCTATGTATTCTAAG CCTACGCAAAGCCTAGGGTGGCCATCCCAGCCTAGAAGCCGTCCGGAGATGAGCCTGGAATCTCGGTGGCCTGGGCAGAGCAATCCAGCCACTAAGTGGATTTACGGCTGTCTAGAAACTCGGCCATCACCGCACAGACAACACAAGTGGGGAGTATCTATGGTAGGATATTG GAAGAATACCCAGAACCCGTCTACCCGCCATTTGTCCTGGGTCCCGCCTACGTGGTGGGCGGCAGCGCTGTGGGACGCCTTTTGA